The Neoarius graeffei isolate fNeoGra1 chromosome 10, fNeoGra1.pri, whole genome shotgun sequence genome has a segment encoding these proteins:
- the LOC132892513 gene encoding fatty acid binding protein 1-B.1-like, with protein MYFSGKYQLESQEGFVPFMKAIGLPDDLIEKGKDIKSVSEIEQNGDSFKVTVIMGSKVLVNSFTIGQECEVEIVTGEKVKTVVSKEGNKLKTNLKGIDSVTELLDADTIVQTMTLGNIVFKRTSKRMS; from the exons ATGTACTTCTCTGGAAAATATCAACTGGAAAGCCAAGAGGGCTTTGTGCCTTTCATGAAAGCTATTG GTCTTCCTGATGACCTTATCGAGAAAGGTAAAGACATCAAGAGTGTCTCTGAGATCGAACAGAATGGAGACAGCTTCAAAGTGACAGTTATCATGGGGAGCAAAGTTTTGGTTAACTCCTTCACTATAGGACAAGAGTGTGAAGTGGAGATAGTGACTGGAGAAAAAGTCAAG ACTGTTGTGTCGAAAGAGGGCAACAAGCTGAAGACAAATCTAAAGGGTATTGATTCAGTCACAGAGCTTCTGGATGCCGACACAATTGTGCAG ACCATGACTCTGGGCAACATTGTCTTCAAGAGAACCAGCAAGCGCATGTCATAA
- the smyd1b gene encoding histone-lysine N-methyltransferase SMYD1b isoform X1 — protein sequence MSMENVEVFDSPGKGRGLRATKEVWAGDVLFAEPCFAAVVFDSFAAYVCHCCFRRQQKLQRCGQCRFAQYCDRTCQRAAWEEHKQECAAIKSHGKVPNENIRLAARIMWHLDKDRGVISDLQLTTLDNLEDHITDIPEIDLKELKVDVHNFLDYWPRTSKQHTTDSISHIFGLINCNGFMMSDHKGLQAVGVGLFPNLCLVNHDCWPNCTVILNNGNHSTINTMYHTQKRIELRSLGKINVGEELTVAYVDYLNQSEDRKRMLKQQYFFDCTCDHCANKTKDDLKMAGAVVDGVKVPDEKVKEITEYSQEMLQKMEKARIDGNYNEVVKICRECVEKQENVLADTHIYQLKMWSTLSEVLSYLQFFEEAAIYARKMVDGYMKLYNPNNAQLGMATMRAGVTHWQAGHIEVAHGMICKAYAILMVTHGPTHPITKDLEAMRMQTEMELRMFKQNEYIYHTMREAALKNQPMQMMAEPVEEGIKSLFRKK from the exons ATGAGCATGGAGAACGTGGAAGTCTTTGACTCACCAGGAAAGGGACGTGGTTTAAGGGCCACAAAGGAAGTATGGGCTggagatgtactgtttgcagaacCTTGCTTTGCAGCTGTTGTTTTTGATAG TTTTGCAGCTTATGTATGTCACTGCTGTTTCCGTCGGCAGCAGAAGCTGCAGCGTTGTGGCCAGTGTcggtttgcacagtactgtgatcGCACATGTCAGCGTGCAGCCTGGGAAGAGCACAAACAGGAGTGTGCTGCCATTAAGAGCCATGGCAAAGTGCCCAATGAAAACATCCG GCTTGCGGCTCGTATTATGTGGCATCTTGATAAAGATAGAGGTGTGATCTCAGACCTTCAGCTCACTACATTGGACAACCTGGAAGACCATATCACAGACATCCCTGAGATTGACTTGAAGGAGCTCAAAGTAGATGTTCATAACTTCTTGGATTACTGGCCCAGAACAAGCAAGCAACACACCACTGACAGCATCTCACACATTTTTGGATTG ATTAACTGCAATGGCTTTATGATGAGTGATCATAAAGGACTTCAGGCAGTGGGTGTTGGTCTTTTCCCCAACCTTTGTCTGGTCAACCATGACTGCTGGCCAAACTGCACAGTCATTCTCAACAATGGCAA TCACTCTACCATCAATACTATGTATCATACTCAGAAGAG AATTGAGCTACGGTCCCTGGGTAAGATCAATGTGGGGGAGGAATTGACCGTGGCATATGTGGACTACCTGAATCAGTCTGAGGACCGCAAACGCATGCTTAAGCAGCAATACTTCTTTGACTGCACCTGTGATCACTGcgcaaacaaaacaaaagatgACCTGAAGATGGCTGGTGCAGTGGTGGATGGAGTTAAA GTACCAGATGAGAAGGTGAAGGAAATAACAGAATATAGTCAGGAGATGCTGCAGAAGATGGAGAAGGCCCGTATAGATGGCAACTACAATGAG GTGGTAAAGATCTGCCGAGAGTGTGTGGAAAAGCAGGAAAACGTCCTGGCGGATACTCACATCTACCAGCTAAAGATGTGGAGTACGCTCAGTGAGGTTCTTTCCTACTTGCAGTTCTTTGAGGAGGCAGCTATCTATGCGCGTAAGATGGTGGATGGATACAT GAAACTATACAATCCAAACAATGCCCAGCTAGGCATGGCTACAATGAGAGCAGGAGTGACCCACTGGCAGGCTGGGCATATAGAGGTTGCACATGGCATGATTTGCAAAGCATATGCCATTCTCATGGTGACTCATGGGCCCACACATCCCATTACTAAGGACTTAGAG GCTATGCGCATGCAGACAGAGATGGAGTTGCGCATGTTTAAGCAGAATGAGTACATTTACCACACCATGCGCGAGGCAGCACTTAAAAACCAGCCCATGCAAATGATGGCAGAACCAGTTGAGGAGGGCATCAAAAGCCTTTTCCGCAAGAAGTGA
- the smyd1b gene encoding histone-lysine N-methyltransferase SMYD1b isoform X2, with protein sequence MSMENVEVFDSPGKGRGLRATKEVWAGDVLFAEPCFAAVVFDSFAAYVCHCCFRRQQKLQRCGQCRFAQYCDRTCQRAAWEEHKQECAAIKSHGKVPNENIRLAARIMWHLDKDRGVISDLQLTTLDNLEDHITDIPEIDLKELKVDVHNFLDYWPRTSKQHTTDSISHIFGLINCNGFMMSDHKGLQAVGVGLFPNLCLVNHDCWPNCTVILNNGKIELRSLGKINVGEELTVAYVDYLNQSEDRKRMLKQQYFFDCTCDHCANKTKDDLKMAGAVVDGVKVPDEKVKEITEYSQEMLQKMEKARIDGNYNEVVKICRECVEKQENVLADTHIYQLKMWSTLSEVLSYLQFFEEAAIYARKMVDGYMKLYNPNNAQLGMATMRAGVTHWQAGHIEVAHGMICKAYAILMVTHGPTHPITKDLEAMRMQTEMELRMFKQNEYIYHTMREAALKNQPMQMMAEPVEEGIKSLFRKK encoded by the exons ATGAGCATGGAGAACGTGGAAGTCTTTGACTCACCAGGAAAGGGACGTGGTTTAAGGGCCACAAAGGAAGTATGGGCTggagatgtactgtttgcagaacCTTGCTTTGCAGCTGTTGTTTTTGATAG TTTTGCAGCTTATGTATGTCACTGCTGTTTCCGTCGGCAGCAGAAGCTGCAGCGTTGTGGCCAGTGTcggtttgcacagtactgtgatcGCACATGTCAGCGTGCAGCCTGGGAAGAGCACAAACAGGAGTGTGCTGCCATTAAGAGCCATGGCAAAGTGCCCAATGAAAACATCCG GCTTGCGGCTCGTATTATGTGGCATCTTGATAAAGATAGAGGTGTGATCTCAGACCTTCAGCTCACTACATTGGACAACCTGGAAGACCATATCACAGACATCCCTGAGATTGACTTGAAGGAGCTCAAAGTAGATGTTCATAACTTCTTGGATTACTGGCCCAGAACAAGCAAGCAACACACCACTGACAGCATCTCACACATTTTTGGATTG ATTAACTGCAATGGCTTTATGATGAGTGATCATAAAGGACTTCAGGCAGTGGGTGTTGGTCTTTTCCCCAACCTTTGTCTGGTCAACCATGACTGCTGGCCAAACTGCACAGTCATTCTCAACAATGGCAA AATTGAGCTACGGTCCCTGGGTAAGATCAATGTGGGGGAGGAATTGACCGTGGCATATGTGGACTACCTGAATCAGTCTGAGGACCGCAAACGCATGCTTAAGCAGCAATACTTCTTTGACTGCACCTGTGATCACTGcgcaaacaaaacaaaagatgACCTGAAGATGGCTGGTGCAGTGGTGGATGGAGTTAAA GTACCAGATGAGAAGGTGAAGGAAATAACAGAATATAGTCAGGAGATGCTGCAGAAGATGGAGAAGGCCCGTATAGATGGCAACTACAATGAG GTGGTAAAGATCTGCCGAGAGTGTGTGGAAAAGCAGGAAAACGTCCTGGCGGATACTCACATCTACCAGCTAAAGATGTGGAGTACGCTCAGTGAGGTTCTTTCCTACTTGCAGTTCTTTGAGGAGGCAGCTATCTATGCGCGTAAGATGGTGGATGGATACAT GAAACTATACAATCCAAACAATGCCCAGCTAGGCATGGCTACAATGAGAGCAGGAGTGACCCACTGGCAGGCTGGGCATATAGAGGTTGCACATGGCATGATTTGCAAAGCATATGCCATTCTCATGGTGACTCATGGGCCCACACATCCCATTACTAAGGACTTAGAG GCTATGCGCATGCAGACAGAGATGGAGTTGCGCATGTTTAAGCAGAATGAGTACATTTACCACACCATGCGCGAGGCAGCACTTAAAAACCAGCCCATGCAAATGATGGCAGAACCAGTTGAGGAGGGCATCAAAAGCCTTTTCCGCAAGAAGTGA